From Hyalangium minutum:
TGGTGTCTCCACCAGAACCAGATTGAAGACATGAGCGAGCCAAGTGCGCAGCGTCTCCATCCCAAAGCGAGGGAGGATGGTCAGGCTGTGGCCCTCGAATAGCAGCTCTCCCACGTAGCGCCCCGCCCACCAGGTTCCATCCCGCTCGCAGTAGACGATGGGCTCGTCCTCATCGCGCGCCCCGCCCAACGGCATCACGTGCGCCTGCGGCTGGGCCTTGCTCGCGAGCCGCTGCAGCCAGGTCACTTCGTCCGCCGTGGGCGGCGGATCAAAGGGCGAGCAGTCCTGGACGGAGAGCTTCACTCAGAGAGCTCCGGCCGAGCAGTGAAGGTCGTCTCCAGCCCTTCGAGGGCCTGCTTCCGAACCGAGGCGTCGAGTCCGGAGAGGTACTGTTCCAACAGGGGCTTCAGGGACAGCTTCCAAAGGAGCCTGACTGGCCAGGTGGGCTCCTTGTCTTTCCAGAGGAAGTACTTCTTTTTCTTCGGTCGGGGCCCCAACTCGTCGAGCAGGAAGGAGACGGCATCGAGGAAGTAGGTGTGGCCCACTTCGTACTGCTCACCCAGGGCGGGATCCTGACGGATGCGCTCATTCAGCGCGGATGCGGCCGCCTCGAGCAGCTTGAAGTCCCCCTCAACCTTTTCCCAGGAGAGCCGATTCTGGCCTCCCCGCTCTCTCCAGCGATGCTCCGCTGCGGAGAGCAGCATCTCGCCATCGAATGGGCAGGGGAGCCACAGGAAGCGGCGGCGCAGCGCGAAGTCAAACTGCTCGACCGACTGGTCGATGAGGTTCATTGTTCCGATGACATACAGATCTCCCGGGATCCGTAGCTGCATCGGCTCATCATTCTCATCGAGCCCGGGCAGCTCCACCGGCTGCTCGCGGTCTTCCAAGAGGGAGAAGCACTCGCCCAGCATGCGACTCAGGTCCGTGCGGTTGATCTCATCGAGAATGAGGACGTACGGGAGCCGGGAGGTGAGGGTTGGTTTCTGCCGGTGACGCTGTATCTCATTGATCAAGCGAAGCAGGTAACCAGGACGGTACTCGGTGGCGCCTTCCGGTGTGAGGTGCAGTCCCCGGATGAATTCCTCATAGGAGTACGCCGGGTGGAGCTGGAGCCGACGCACGTGGGTCTTCATCGCGGCGTCGATGAGCTCCTGCTGCGAGAAGTAGTCAGCTGGGCCCAGCTGCTCGAGGGCGGCGGCTCGGATGATGCGTGCTGCGTACTCCTTGGCGCGGAAGGTCTTTCCCGTTCCAGGGGGACCGTAGAGGACAAGCTGCTTTTTGTGACGGATGACGTCGAGGGACGCCCCCTCGTCCTCGTCCCCCTCCAGGCCACTGATCCAGGTGGCATCCAGGGGGCTGTCGTAGAAGTCGAGCCGCTGCCCCGGCAAAAGCTTCTCCAGGGCCTTCCGGATGAGGAAGAGCTTCCAGTCTGGCTCGTCCTTGAGCTGCAGAGCCGGGTCATTCTGGAGCTTTTGATCTGCGTCATCCTGAGGCTGGGCCAGCTTTTCGAAGGCCTCGCCGATCAGCCATTTGTCCCGAAGGCTGGTACTGCGCTCGAACTGATCTGGAAAGAGGAGGTGGAGAAGAATGTGCCGCAGCTGGCGGTTCCCTATGTCCTCCAGCCCGTCGACGAACTTCATGAAGGCCCAGGGCTCCTGGAGCAGCTTCTCCTGTTCGGGTCGAGGGAGCTTCTTCCAGTCGATCATGAACCGGATCAAGAAGCCGAGTTCGGCCGGACGGCGGGTATTGTAGTTCTGCCCAGGATTGCCGATGCCGTACTCGAACGCTGTTAGCAACCAGTGCCCTTGGGGGATCGAGTCACCTGCCCAGCCCAACACCTGGTTGACGAGCTCTTCCTTCCGGGGACGCCCCACTTTGGAGTGGAACAAGAAGTAGACGGCGATGGCCTCGGCCATGAGCCGGATGACCTCCGGCTTCTCCTTGCCTACCTGATCCTCGAGTTTCTGTTCGAACCTACGCTGCGTGCCATCCCACGCCTCCACAAAGACGGTGCGCAGCCTGTTCAGGTTCCCGGTCGACCAGACCGTGGCACCCTCAAAGAGCAGGGAGCCATCTTGAAGCAGGCACTTGTCACGGAACTGACGCGCGGCTTCGTAGATCGGGCCTCGGTCCTCTTCGTAGTAGCGAGCCATAGTGGTGAATGCAGTGAAGACTACCCGAGGTGACGGTGTCTGGCGCGTGCTTCCTCACTAGCCCCTCCTCAGTCACATCCCTCAAACTCGGACGCGAGCTGGCCATCGTTTCCAAACCCTGGGGTGAACCGCTTCCGCTGCGCGCCTTCAGGCGCTCAGTCAGGATCGGTGGAACTCAGGGCATCGGCGCACTGGGCCAGCAGCGTGGCGATTCGCGCCGCTTCCGCTGTGCCTAAAGAGGAGATCATGGCGTTCTCGACCTCCTCGACGGCCCAATGGGCCCTCGCGAGCACTGCTTTCCCGCGAGAGGTCAGCTCGCTGCGCAGGATGCGGCCGTGCTCGGGGTCCGCCTGTCGGACAAGCAGACCGTCGCGCTCCAGGTTGGCGAGGATGCCTTGCATCGTCTGCGGCGTGACGAAGGCGGCGCGCGCCAGGCGGGCGTTCGACATACCGGGCTCCAGCTCGACCGCCGAGAGGACCGCGTACTGGGGCGAGGTCAGCCCGAGTGGCCGCAGCGCATCGTCCATTCTCGTGCGCAAGGCGTGCTGCGCTCGCTTGAGTGCATAGCCAAGCCGCTTGGCCATCGGCTCCGGCATCGATGTCGTGGACATGTCAGCTTCCTGATATTATATCAGCCTCCTGATATTAACGGAGGAGAGGACCCATGGCCAAGCTGATTGGACCCGGCTTCATTGCGCTCCAGGTGCGTGACCTGGAGGCGTCTCGGCGCTTCTACACGGAGCACCTGGGCCTCACCTCGGCTCCCCAGAGCCCGCCTGATGCGGTCGTGTTCGATACCCAGCCCATCCCTTTCGCGATCCGTCGGCCGCTGGTCGACCTGGCGCTCGTGAACCAGCTCGGATGGGGGCTGTCCCTCTGGCTCTCGAGTGACGATGCTGACGGCCTGCATGAGCGGCTGGTGGGCGCGGGAGTGCCCATCCTCTTGCCACCCGCGAATGGACCTTTTGGACGCTTCTTCAGCTTCCGCGACCCGGACGGCTATGCCATCACGGTCCACACGGCGCGTCAGGCGAATCCGCGCACGAGCCTCGATCCAAGTGCGGGCCACCTGACTTTGATCAACACCTTCACGGTCGAGCCGGATCGGGCGGACGAGCTCCTGAAGCTCCTGTCCCGGGCGACCGAGGAGACCATGCGCCACCTGCCCGGCTTTATCTCCGCCAATCTGCATCTCAGCGGAGACCGCCGCCACATCGCCAATTATGCACAGTGGCGCAGCCGGGAGGACTACGACGCCATGCTCAAGAACCCCGAGGCGCAGACTCACATGCGCGAGGCGGCTGCGATCGCTCAATCCTTCATGCCCGTGTTGTACGAGCTGCGCGAGGCGCACGCGGCCGGCAGCGAGCGCTGACCCGCGAGCGGAGATGTCCCGCTCAGCCCATCGGCTGCGCCGAGGCCGGATGCAGCGCACAGGCGGCGGTCCCCGCCAGCACGAGCACACCGGCCAGAATCAGCGGGATGACCAGCCCGCCATGGAAGACCAGCGCGGCGCCGATGGCAGCGCCCGCGAAGATCGCGGCGACACTGCCCAGCCGACGCGCCCAGTTGGGATTGGTTCCTCCCGCCAGCGTTGAATCCGCCGCAAGGCCCGTCAGGGTCAACGTGAGGACGGTGGTGGTGACCTCGGGGAACTTGAGCTGGCGAACCGTGGCATTGCGGAAGCCCATGGCGAGCGCCGTCAGCGCGATGATCGCGTAGAGGGCGGGTCTGGGCGACTGCGACGCGATGTCGAACCCGGTGGCGATGATGGCCGCGAGCCAGAGCGACAGCGCCTCGATCATTGCCGCGAGCAGGAGCCAGCGCCGCAGTGGCCTGCCGCTTTGCGCCCTGCCGATCTGCCCAGCGAGTACGGCGCCGGCCAGGAAGAACAGCATCGCGGAGAGAGAGGGCGTGAAGTGGAATCCCGGCGTTCCGACAACGGCGAAGCCCAGGAACACGATGTTGCCCGTCATGTTGGCGGTGAAGACCTTGCCGAGTCCGAGCACGCTGACTGCGTCGACCAGGCCCGTCGTCACGGACAGCAGCAGGAGCAGCCAGATCAGCGGCGGGGCAGCGGGGCGGGTGGGAGGGGACATGTCCAGTGCCTCTCAGACGGCCCAGCAGCCGCAGCCGAGCGCGCCCCAGAAGCCCTGGACGTCGGCGGCGGGAACAGGGCTTCCTAGAGCCACGGCATGATCATGGCCATGGAGTGTGCACGCACGCTGGCAGCCGCAGGCCGAGGCCTGCTTCGTGTGCGCCTCGGGCGCCCGCCAGTAGCCGCCGAAGGTCGCGACCGGCGACCAATCGGGCATCGGCTTGGGCATCGGCGGCGCGAGCTTCGCCTCATCGCCCTCCGCGAAGACGATCCTGCCGCCAAGCATGGTCAGCACTGAGCGCAGCGTCGCGATCTGGTCCTCGGGCACTGAGAAGTAATCGTCGGACAGCAACGCCAGGTCGGCGAGCTGGCCGGCCTTGATCTGGCCTTTCTTCCCCTGTTCGTTCGAGAACCAGGTGTTGGCCTCGGTCCACAGCCGCAGCGCGGTCTCACGGTCGAGCCGGTGGGCCACGGGGGAGAGGCGCAGGCCACCTACCGTCTTCGAGGTGACGAGCCAGGAGAGCGATACCCAAGGGTTATAGCTTGCGACACGGGTTGCATCGGTGCCCGCGCCGACTGGCAACCCGGCCGCCAGCATCCGCTGGATCGGCGGCGTCGCCTCGGCGGCCCTGGCGCCATAGCGCTCGACGAAGTATTCGCCCTGATAGGCCATGCGATGCTGGATGGCGATGCCGCCGCCGAGCGCGGCAATCCGGTCGATGTTGCGCTCGCTGATTGTCTCCGCATGGTCGAAGAACCAGTGGAGGCCGCTGAGCGGGATGTCGCGGTTCACCTTCTCGAAGACATCCAGCGCGCGTCCGATCGTCTGGTCGTAGGTGGCATGAAGCCGCCAGGGCCAGCGCCGCTCGGCCAGCAGGCGGATGACGGGCTCGAGCTCGGCCTCCATGCTGGGCGGCATATCGGGCCGGGCGACCCGGAAGTCCTCGAAATCCGCCGCCGAGTAGACGAGCATCTCGCCCGCGCCGTTATGGCGGTAGGTATCGTCGCCGTCGCCGGGCTTCACTTTCGTCGCCCATGTCGCGAAGTCCTTGAGTTCTTCCTTCGGCTTCTGCGTGAACAGATTGTAGGCAATGCGCAGGGTCAGCTCGCCGTCCCGGTGGAGCTTCTCGATGATCTGGTAGTCCTCGGGGTAGTTCTGATAGCCGCCGCCAGCGTCGATCACGCTGGTGACGCCGAGACTGTTCAGCTCGCGCATGAAGTGCCGGGTCGAGTTGAGCTGATACTCGGGCGGGAGCTTGGGGCCCTTGGCGAGCGTCGCATAGAGGACCGTCGCGTTGGGCTGGGCGAGCAGCAGGCCCGTAGGGTTGCCCGCCGCATCGCGAACAATTTCGCCACCTGGAGGGTTTGGCGTGTCCTTCGTGTAGCCCACGGCGCGCAGCGCTGCGGCATTGAGCAGCGCGCGATCGTAGAGGTGCAGGATGAACACCGGCGTCTCGGGCGCGGCGGCGTTGAGCTCCTCGAGCGTTGGCAGGCGCTTCTCGGCGAACTGGTGCTCGGTAAAGCCGCCAACGACGCGCACCCATTGAGGAGGCGGAGTGGTCTCGGCCTGCTTCCGGAGCATGGCCATTGCGTCGGCCAGCGTCGGCACGCCATCCCAGCGCAGCTCCATGTTGTAGTTGAGCCCGCCGCGAATGACGTGGATGTGGCTATCCATCAGCCCGGGGATCAGCCGACGTCCCTTGGCGTCGATCACGAGCGCCTGCGGGCTGGCTGCGGCGCGGACTGTCCTCTCGTCTCCCACCACGAGGAATGTGCCGTCGCGGATCGCGACCGCCTCGGCCGTGGGATGGGTGCGATCGAGCGTCGTGATCTTCGCGTTGATGATCAGGGTGTCGGGCATCGTGGAGCTCCTGGCCGAGGCAAGTGGAGGCAGAACGCGGGCTTCGTCGGCGAGAGGGGCGCAGGTCGGCCGCCGAAGGTCGAGCGGAGGAGCGGCCGGCTTGCGGAGCGGCGCTCAGCCCTTGTGAGAGTGGCCACCTTCCGAGGCACCGAACATCGTCTTGGCGTAGATGATGCCCAGGCCGTAGGCGCCACCATACTTCTTGGCGATGCCGGTGGTCAGGTCATAGGTCTCGCCGCGCGCCCAGTCGCGCTGCAGCTCGAGCATGTACTGGAGCGAGGTCAGGGGCCGGACACCCGCCTGGATCATCCGCTCCATCGCGCGCTCATGCGCCTCGACGGAAACGTCGCCGCAGGCATCGGCGATCACGTAGACCTCATAGCCCTGATCGAGCGCCGACAGGGTCGGGCCGACGATGCAGACCGAGGTCCACAGGCCCGCGAACACCAGCCGGTCCTTGCCGATGGCGTTGACGCGCTTGATCACATGGGCGTCCTCCCAGGTGTTCATGGAGGTGCGGTCGGTGACCTCGGCGCCGGGGAAGGCCTCGGTGATCTCGGAGAAGATCGGGCCGGAGAAGCTCTTCTCGGCGACCGTCGTCAGGATGGTCGAGACCCCAAAGCCGGCGGCGGCGTACGCCACGAGCGCGGTGTTGTTGCGCAGCTCGGTGGCTGAGATCGAGTGTGTCGCGAACGACATCTGCGACTGATGGTCGATCAGGATCAGCGTATGGTCCTTGGGGGAGAGCAGGCCCTTGGCGGGCGTCGGGGTGGCGGTGATCGGCATGGTCTTTCTCCTTCGATGTGGACGGGCAGCAGTGCGTGCCTCTACCGCATACGAAGGAGTGGTGCTTGAACAAAAGGGTGAACTCACTTGTGCGCAACCTTCGCGTTGTTCACCTTCAAGCGGAGAAGGGCACCCTCAACATGAGGGGCCTGGGCGGCCAGCCCTGAGACGTCGAGGGCTCAGGCGGCGGCTCAAGCCGGCTTCGGGAGGATGACCAGATCCTCATCCTGCCACAGGCGATACAACCCGTCGGCACTCCGGCAGCGCTCGGCGTGTGCGCGGATCTTCTCGTCGATCTTGCGCACCTCATCCTGGCTCATGGCCGCGATCTGTTCGGCCGTGTAGCTGCCCTCGAACACGAAGAAGCGGCAGAGCGTGTACATCTCCTCGTAGGTCTTCGTGGAGAAGCCGCACAGCAGCGGCACCACCTCGTGTGGCAACTGCTTCTGCCGCACCGCTTCGACCACCTGATGACTGAAGAGCTGGGTGTCCGTGAAGTCGCGGCACAAGTCGTACGTCGGCCCTCGGGCGGCGGCCATGAGGATCAGGCAGTACCCGCCGGGGCGCACGAAGGCGAGCAGCCGGTCGATGAACGCTCCCCAGCTGGGGAGTGGCACGTGGTACATGACGTGCGAGCACAGGACGACGTCATACTGCTCGCCCAGCGGGTAGCGCTCCAGGGGCTCGATGAAGATCTTCGCCTTCTCGTGTTGGAACCCGGCGATCTGGCTCGGGTTGGGCTCGAGCAACGTGATCGAGCCGAAGAGGGGCGCGAGCCGCTCGACGACCATGCCCGAGCCCGAGCCCACGTCCAACAGCGAGGGCCGTGGAGGCAACCTGGGGACGATTCGCTCTTCGAGGAGCTTTCGGAGGAGCTCGGGATGACGGGCGGTCGCCGCGAGGATGCGGAATGCCGTGGCGTAGTCCTGCGGTGACAGGGTGATGGCCATGCCTGGAGTCTCTCTCCGGCACCACCGAACCTGGAAGAGAAATTGCCCACCATGATAAGCGCGCGGCCATGATTGAGAACGCACAGCCTTCCATCCTTGCTGATCGCCCGCCGGTAGGCCGCACACTCACGTTCTGCATCGCCCCCGAGAGCGACGTGCCCGGTGCGCTCCGCCGCCTCCGCGAGGGGCACTCGGTCGACTGTGGCGTCATCGGCATCGGCGAGCCGGTGGTGCTCGCGCTGAAGAAGACCCTCCTCGGGCTGCGCACCTTTCCGTCCATGTCCGGTCCGGCCTGCAGCGTCCCGTCCACCCAGGAGGCGCTCTGCTTCCTGCTGCGAGGGTCCGATCGCGGCACCGTGTTCGATCTCACCCAGCAGATCCGCGAGCTCCTGGGCGACGCGTTCCTGCTCGTCGACTCGAACGACACGTTCATCTACCGCGAGGGCCGCGACCTGACGCGCTTCGAGGACGGGACCGAGAACCCTCAGGGCGAGCTCGCCGTGAAGGCCGCCCTGGTCTCCGAGGGCGAGCACCTGCGTGGCTCCAGCTTCCTCGTCGTGCAGCGGTGGGTGCATGACCTGATGCGCTTCCGCCGGTTCAGCGAGGAGCGCCGCGAGCTGTTGATCGGCCGGCGCGCGGAGTCGAACGATGAAATTGAAGAGGCCCCCGAGTCCGCTCACGTGAAGCGGACCGCCCAGGAGAGCTTCGAGCCCCCCGCCTTCATGGTGCGCCGCTCCATGCCGTGGGCCACCGCGACGCAAGAGGGGCTCGAGTTCATCGCCCAGGTCGAGTCGCTCGACCGCTTCGAGGTCATGATGCGCCGGATGGCGGGCCTCGAGGACGGAGTGGTTGACGGACTCTTCACGTTCTCGCGGCCCGTGACGGGGGGCTACTACTGGTGCCCCCCCGTCCAGAACGGCAAGCTCGATCTGGCCCGCCTCGGCCTCTGAGGGCGGAGCGGCTACCCGCCGCAGCCAATGGGCTGCGTGCCGATGATGAGATCGTCGTACCAGAGCTCCGCCTGCTCGCCGTGGTAGGTCTCGAAGCCGAACCACGCCTTGGCGTACTGCGGCGACCACTTGGACAGGCCGACGTTCCAGTTCGTCACGTGGAGGCCGGTCATCTCCGTGCCGTCCAGCCACACGCGCAGCTCGTGCTGGGCCCCGTTGAAGAAGGTCTCCACGCAGTGCCATTCGTTGGGCTGGAGCTGGACGCCCTGAGAGGGCTGGCCCCACGGCCCAGAGAGCTGCTCGTATTCCTTGTCGGGGTGGATGAGGTTCGTCTCGAACACGTGCTGGTGGAAGCCTATGCGCACCATGCGCTGGTTGTCCGCCGAGCCCGCGCCGAAGTATGTGCTGTGGCCCTCTGCCATGGGCAGCTTCGCGCGCAGGAAGACGCGCGTGTAGAAGCTGTTGTTCTGAGGAGGGAAGGGCTGCGTGGTGGTGAAGAGCACGGAGCGGTAGCTCTCCGTCCCGGTGCCCACCACGTGCACGGACTTCGTGCCGGAGTGCGCCTGGCTGCTGTCGATGGAGATGCTGCCCAGCTGGTTGAAGACCTGCACCTGCCACGTCGCCGGGTCGGGTGCTCCGCCCACGGAGGCCTGCTCGAAGCCGTCACAGAGCAGCACCCCGTTGGCGCCACACTTGCTCTCGCCCGGCCCGGTGCCGGGCAGGTCCGTGTCGGGCTCGTCCGAGCCGCCGCACCCCAAGAGCACACTCAGCACACAGCCGCACCACCATCCGAGTCCACGTCGTCGATGCACGGTCCACCCCTCTCTCGAATCAGGGAGGCCCGAGCGTAGCGCCTCTGCTGGGGGGAGGGGTGTCACCTTCCTCGCAGCAGCGGTGACGAGCGGCCCGCGTCTCGCACGGGGTGTGCTAGACGCCGTACGGCAAAAGTGGGGAAGACCCCAGCCTGGGAGGGACATGATGAAGGGAAGGTTCTCGGCGGTGCTCCTGATGGCCTTCGGCCTGGTGGGCCTGAGCGGCTGCAAGAGCGAGTGCCGCGCCTACTGTGAGCGCTACCAGCAGTGCGTGGAGGATGACATCAACGTGAGCACCTGCACGAACACCTGTCAGGACGCCTCGGACAGCAACCGCGACCATGAGGCGAAGGTCCGCGAGTGTGCGAACTGTGTGGGTTCACGTTCCTGCGCGGCCACGTTTGACGACTGCATCGACGACTGCTTCGGCGTCCAGGGGCCGTGAGCCCGGCAGGTCCTCCTCGCCGAGGACCTGCGCGGTGCCAGCGCCTCACAGGTTGTTCTGCATCCGCTGGCGCATGGCCTCGTGTCGGCGCTGGTGCTGCTCACGCTCCTGGGCGATGAGCTCCTGGGCACGGGCCTTCTGGCTGTCGCTCAGGAGCTTCTCCGCCTCGGCATAGGCCGCCTCATCGTTCGCCCGGAGCTGGGTGAAGAGGGGCTCCACCTGCTGCCTGAGCGCGCGCATCTCCTCGGTGTCGGGCGGTGGCCCCTTCATCCGCTCCGCGTCACTGGGCGGCGGCCCCGGCGGACGCGGCGGGCGCAGGGCCTCCAGCTGCTCCTGAATCGGCGCGTTCTGCTGCTCCAGTGCCGCTTGTAGCGCCTCCACTTGAGCCACCTGCTCGGCCGTCAGCGCCAGCTCCTGCTGCTTCCAGAGGAGAAGATTCAGGGACGACGGGGGCCCGCGGGGGTGGCCACCCTCGTGCTTCGGGTAGCCCTGAGCACTGGCCAGCAGCGGGGCAACCAGCATCACCACGAGTGACAGCTTCTTCAGAGACATGGATCTTCCTCCTGGGTTCGCGTCCCTGGGAATCCTGCTGGCCCGTCAGCGGCCTGGCAGGCGTCCCTGACGCCTTGGGATTCAATATGGCCGGAGGCCCATTTCCGCGGGTGACGCCCATATTTCTTTTTGTGTTAGGGCAGGGGCGCTCATGAGACGGCTCCTCAGGTGTGAACCATCGCAAGGGAGTGGTATCTAAAGCCGCATGCCCAACAGTTTCTTCTTCGTTCGTCTCGTAACGCATCGTCCCAACTTCGCGACGACCATGACCCCTGAAGAGCAAGCCACGATGGGTGCGCACATCGCGTTCCTCCAGACGCAGCTCGCCGCCGGCAAGCTGGTGGTGGCGGGACCGGTGATGGATCCCGCGGGACCCTTCGGCATGGCGGTGTACGAGGCGGAGTCACTGGAGGAGGTTCAGCGCCTGCTCGAGCGCGATCCCGCGAAGGCGATCGGCCGGTTGGAGGTGATGCCCTATGCCGCTCCCCCCGTCGTGAGGCCTGCCCGCTGAGCGGTCAGGCGTAGCAGGGGCTCGGTGGCGGCTCCGCACGGATGCCAGATGGCGGGAGTGGATCCACCCTCTTGAAGCACGGGTTTATCGCCTTCGAGGGGAGGAGCGCGCATGTTCGCAGCCGCACTGACCGAGCAACCTGGCATCCTGAAGTCCGCAGCCCTGGTACCGCCTCGGCTGTCCCTGGGCTCCACGATGATCTTCCACGGGTGGAGCAAGCTGAAGAAGGAGGGCATGGAGCAGACGGTGCCCTTCTTCGAGCAGATCGGATTCAAGCCCGGGAAGCCGTGGGTCCTGGCGCTGGCCATCACCGAGCTCGCCGCAGGCGTGAGCGCCATTCTGGGCGTGGCCACGCGGCTCTCCGCGCTGGCGGTGCTCGGCACCCAGGCGGTGGCCATCCGCAAGGTGCACGCCTCGAAGGGATTCGACAACACGAAGGGCGGCTACGAGTTCAACCTGGCCCTCATGAGCGATGCACTGGCGTTGCTGCTGCGCGGGCCCGGCCGCTTCTCGGTGCACAGCCTGCTGGAGCGCGGGGTGAAGCGCCGCGAGCTGCGCCGCCTCAAGCTGCTGCGCCGCCAGCGCACCGGCTCGCGGCTGTTGGATCTGCTGGGCTGACGGTGCACGGGCTGGGCGTCAGCTGCCCCAGACCTCGGTGAACAGCCGGGCGAAGTTGCCGCCGAGGACCTTCTCGATGCGCTTCTGCGACCAGCCTCGCCGCGACAGGTCCTGCGCCAGGGTCTCCATCCGGCGCGGGGCGTTGTACTCGGCGACGATGTTGAAGACGTCCGCCGCTTTGCCCGGGGCCGCGATGCCCTGGGCCTTCCGGTCCTCGTAGAACTGGCGCTGCCGCTCGCGGGCTTTGTCGTCCATGACCAGGGCCGAGAGCCCGCCGTCCGTGCCGATGCCCACGTTGTCCTCGCCGCACACCTTCACCGCGTGCTCCAGGTGGCGGATCACGTCCTCGGCGTGGGCCATGCCGCTCTCGCGCAGGAATGGCATGAAGTAGATGCCCACCACGCCACCTTTGTTGGCCAGGGCGCGCAGCTCCGAGTCGTAGACATTGCGCGGGTTGTCCACGAGGTCGCGGCAGCCAGTGTGAGTAATGGCTGGTGGGGCCTTGGCCTCCGCGATGGCGTCCGCGCGGGTCCGCTGGCCTCCGTGGCTGAGGTTGAGCAGCACCTTGTGCTTCTCGAGCTCAGCGATGACCTGGCGGCCGAAGTCGCTCAGCCCCGCGTTTGCGGGCTCGAGCGCACCGTCGCCGCACAGGTTGCGCTTGTTGTAGGT
This genomic window contains:
- a CDS encoding AAA family ATPase, with product MARYYEEDRGPIYEAARQFRDKCLLQDGSLLFEGATVWSTGNLNRLRTVFVEAWDGTQRRFEQKLEDQVGKEKPEVIRLMAEAIAVYFLFHSKVGRPRKEELVNQVLGWAGDSIPQGHWLLTAFEYGIGNPGQNYNTRRPAELGFLIRFMIDWKKLPRPEQEKLLQEPWAFMKFVDGLEDIGNRQLRHILLHLLFPDQFERSTSLRDKWLIGEAFEKLAQPQDDADQKLQNDPALQLKDEPDWKLFLIRKALEKLLPGQRLDFYDSPLDATWISGLEGDEDEGASLDVIRHKKQLVLYGPPGTGKTFRAKEYAARIIRAAALEQLGPADYFSQQELIDAAMKTHVRRLQLHPAYSYEEFIRGLHLTPEGATEYRPGYLLRLINEIQRHRQKPTLTSRLPYVLILDEINRTDLSRMLGECFSLLEDREQPVELPGLDENDEPMQLRIPGDLYVIGTMNLIDQSVEQFDFALRRRFLWLPCPFDGEMLLSAAEHRWRERGGQNRLSWEKVEGDFKLLEAAASALNERIRQDPALGEQYEVGHTYFLDAVSFLLDELGPRPKKKKYFLWKDKEPTWPVRLLWKLSLKPLLEQYLSGLDASVRKQALEGLETTFTARPELSE
- a CDS encoding MarR family winged helix-turn-helix transcriptional regulator, translating into MSTTSMPEPMAKRLGYALKRAQHALRTRMDDALRPLGLTSPQYAVLSAVELEPGMSNARLARAAFVTPQTMQGILANLERDGLLVRQADPEHGRILRSELTSRGKAVLARAHWAVEEVENAMISSLGTAEAARIATLLAQCADALSSTDPD
- a CDS encoding VOC family protein, with product MAKLIGPGFIALQVRDLEASRRFYTEHLGLTSAPQSPPDAVVFDTQPIPFAIRRPLVDLALVNQLGWGLSLWLSSDDADGLHERLVGAGVPILLPPANGPFGRFFSFRDPDGYAITVHTARQANPRTSLDPSAGHLTLINTFTVEPDRADELLKLLSRATEETMRHLPGFISANLHLSGDRRHIANYAQWRSREDYDAMLKNPEAQTHMREAAAIAQSFMPVLYELREAHAAGSER
- a CDS encoding YoaK family protein, which gives rise to MSPPTRPAAPPLIWLLLLLSVTTGLVDAVSVLGLGKVFTANMTGNIVFLGFAVVGTPGFHFTPSLSAMLFFLAGAVLAGQIGRAQSGRPLRRWLLLAAMIEALSLWLAAIIATGFDIASQSPRPALYAIIALTALAMGFRNATVRQLKFPEVTTTVLTLTLTGLAADSTLAGGTNPNWARRLGSVAAIFAGAAIGAALVFHGGLVIPLILAGVLVLAGTAACALHPASAQPMG
- a CDS encoding amidohydrolase; the encoded protein is MPDTLIINAKITTLDRTHPTAEAVAIRDGTFLVVGDERTVRAAASPQALVIDAKGRRLIPGLMDSHIHVIRGGLNYNMELRWDGVPTLADAMAMLRKQAETTPPPQWVRVVGGFTEHQFAEKRLPTLEELNAAAPETPVFILHLYDRALLNAAALRAVGYTKDTPNPPGGEIVRDAAGNPTGLLLAQPNATVLYATLAKGPKLPPEYQLNSTRHFMRELNSLGVTSVIDAGGGYQNYPEDYQIIEKLHRDGELTLRIAYNLFTQKPKEELKDFATWATKVKPGDGDDTYRHNGAGEMLVYSAADFEDFRVARPDMPPSMEAELEPVIRLLAERRWPWRLHATYDQTIGRALDVFEKVNRDIPLSGLHWFFDHAETISERNIDRIAALGGGIAIQHRMAYQGEYFVERYGARAAEATPPIQRMLAAGLPVGAGTDATRVASYNPWVSLSWLVTSKTVGGLRLSPVAHRLDRETALRLWTEANTWFSNEQGKKGQIKAGQLADLALLSDDYFSVPEDQIATLRSVLTMLGGRIVFAEGDEAKLAPPMPKPMPDWSPVATFGGYWRAPEAHTKQASACGCQRACTLHGHDHAVALGSPVPAADVQGFWGALGCGCWAV
- a CDS encoding hydrolase, which encodes MPITATPTPAKGLLSPKDHTLILIDHQSQMSFATHSISATELRNNTALVAYAAAGFGVSTILTTVAEKSFSGPIFSEITEAFPGAEVTDRTSMNTWEDAHVIKRVNAIGKDRLVFAGLWTSVCIVGPTLSALDQGYEVYVIADACGDVSVEAHERAMERMIQAGVRPLTSLQYMLELQRDWARGETYDLTTGIAKKYGGAYGLGIIYAKTMFGASEGGHSHKG
- a CDS encoding class I SAM-dependent methyltransferase: MAITLSPQDYATAFRILAATARHPELLRKLLEERIVPRLPPRPSLLDVGSGSGMVVERLAPLFGSITLLEPNPSQIAGFQHEKAKIFIEPLERYPLGEQYDVVLCSHVMYHVPLPSWGAFIDRLLAFVRPGGYCLILMAAARGPTYDLCRDFTDTQLFSHQVVEAVRQKQLPHEVVPLLCGFSTKTYEEMYTLCRFFVFEGSYTAEQIAAMSQDEVRKIDEKIRAHAERCRSADGLYRLWQDEDLVILPKPA
- a CDS encoding Dyp-type peroxidase, whose product is MIENAQPSILADRPPVGRTLTFCIAPESDVPGALRRLREGHSVDCGVIGIGEPVVLALKKTLLGLRTFPSMSGPACSVPSTQEALCFLLRGSDRGTVFDLTQQIRELLGDAFLLVDSNDTFIYREGRDLTRFEDGTENPQGELAVKAALVSEGEHLRGSSFLVVQRWVHDLMRFRRFSEERRELLIGRRAESNDEIEEAPESAHVKRTAQESFEPPAFMVRRSMPWATATQEGLEFIAQVESLDRFEVMMRRMAGLEDGVVDGLFTFSRPVTGGYYWCPPVQNGKLDLARLGL
- a CDS encoding Spy/CpxP family protein refolding chaperone, producing the protein MSLKKLSLVVMLVAPLLASAQGYPKHEGGHPRGPPSSLNLLLWKQQELALTAEQVAQVEALQAALEQQNAPIQEQLEALRPPRPPGPPPSDAERMKGPPPDTEEMRALRQQVEPLFTQLRANDEAAYAEAEKLLSDSQKARAQELIAQEREQHQRRHEAMRQRMQNNL
- a CDS encoding YciI family protein, with the translated sequence MPNSFFFVRLVTHRPNFATTMTPEEQATMGAHIAFLQTQLAAGKLVVAGPVMDPAGPFGMAVYEAESLEEVQRLLERDPAKAIGRLEVMPYAAPPVVRPAR
- a CDS encoding DoxX family protein, whose protein sequence is MFAAALTEQPGILKSAALVPPRLSLGSTMIFHGWSKLKKEGMEQTVPFFEQIGFKPGKPWVLALAITELAAGVSAILGVATRLSALAVLGTQAVAIRKVHASKGFDNTKGGYEFNLALMSDALALLLRGPGRFSVHSLLERGVKRRELRRLKLLRRQRTGSRLLDLLG